The Paenibacillus sp. RC334 nucleotide sequence TGCGCTGAACCATATCTCGTTCGAAGAGGCATATCGTGTATTGTCATCGACAGAGTCGTTCCCCAACCTGATGGTGATGGAGCTGCTGGAGGGCTATGAATACAGTATTGATTGCCTGGCTGACCGAAACGGAAAGCTGCTGGCAGCAGTTCCGCGCAGGAAGGCGGGAGGGCGATTACGGTTGCTGGAGCACCATACCGAGCTGCTGGATGTGGCGCATAAGGTCGCTGATGCATATCACATTCCGTACAATTATAACATTCAGGTAAAATATAACGGCGAGCGTCCCAAACTGCTGGAAATCAATCCGCGGATGTCTGGTGGACTACATGTGTCATGCTTGTCCGGCATCAATTTTCCTTATCTGGCGGTGAAATCGGCTTTGGGTAACGAGGTCGGTCCGCTTCATCCGCAATACGACATTTTAGCCAGTCACATCGAGCAGCCGATCACCATACGTAAATCCTTACATTGACATATGTAGAGTGTGTTTTCTACAATATGGTAAGGGTTTACGTCAGGAGGTACAAGCTATGACGTCAAAAATGTGGGGAACCACGATTGCCGTGGCCAGCTATCTGATTGCGCTTTTGCTAAGTTTTTGGTTACCGTTGTTTGTGTGTTTGGCGATTCCGGTCATTTGCTTAGGGGGATACAACGCCATTATGGCTATCCGCCATCCCCGTCCCAATCTGACGGGTTCCGTTATTCCGGTAGTACAGGAACAAGCTGTTGAGACACAGCAAATTGAAAGGGAAGCCTCGGAACCAACGGAGCCAGTGACTGAGAAACCACGCTTATCAGAACAGGTGAGCAGCGAATTTGCTCAGGTCATGGAGTATCTGGAGGTATTGGAGGATATGGTAATCTCCGAGGGGCAAAAGGATGCGCTCGATAACGAGATCGTCGAGAAGGCATTGGCTCTGTTCGCACGTTTACAGCGGGTGATTCCGCTTTTGCATGAATTAAATAACAGCGAAGTAAACCACACCGTTCGGAGGCTGATTTTGAAGGACCTGAATGGACTGATTAATCCGTTTCTCCGGCTCAGCGGTGATGCCAAGCGAACCAACCGGAGAACGTTATTAAACGGCTTGCGGGATGTGGATAGCAAAATATCGGTGATTGTATCCACGGTGGAGCACAAGGATCTGCTTGAATTACAAACCAAAGCCGAGCTGATTCACCAGCGTTATAGCAGTTTCGAATTGTAGGCTATTTAAGAAACAGCAGCATAGCTGCTCTGAACAATAACTATTAGCCGTTGGTTAACAGTTATTGTGTAGAATAGGAGGTAGCGTTATGGCGACCCCATGGGCTGAATTGAAAAAGAAGACGAACAAAAGGTGACCGAGGAGGCTTCACTGCTCATTCAGAAGGTGTCACAGAGCGATGTCATGAGTCTGGATACCTTAATGGACGACATCGGGAAGCTGGGGGGTTAAAACGCAGGAGCGTGCGGGACAGACTCTTAAAATGCTGGATCGCCCGGTGAACGACCTCATGTCCGGCGACCGGGCCGAAGTATCGAACATGATCTTAAAGCTGCGGGATGAATGCGAAACGCTCCAGCAGAGCAAAAATGTGAGCTTTTTCGGCAAGCTTCTACGGAAAAGCCCGCTGAAGAACTACATTTACAAATATCAGTCCGTCAAAACAAACATCGAGCAAATCATTACAGCCTTGAGAGACGGTAAGGACAATCTGGAAGAAAATATCGTCAGCATGAGGCAGTTGAAAAAGGCTTCCATTGAGGAAATCTACAATTTGCAGACGAAGATCGCCTTTGGCAATCGGTTGAAGGAGCTGTTCGAGACTGAGATTGCCAAGCCGGAGAATGAAACGCGGAAGCCTCATCTGGAACGGGGATTGCGCAAGGTGGTTACTCGCACGCAGTCGATGACCGAAATGATTTTGCTCTACAATCAAGCGATTGCGGCAACGGATATTATTAATGATAATAATGATAAACTGATTGATTCTGTGAATAATGCCATTGATAAAACGTCGAATTTGATCACTGTATCGGCTATGATTGCGATGGCGCTGGCGGATCAGGACAAAATCATTTCAGCCGTGGATGCCACGAATCGTACGATTGAGAATCAATTCAAGGAAAATGCCAAGCTTCTCAAAACGACGACCGAGAGAACGACCGATCTGCTTAGCAAGCCTTCGATGTCACTGGAGTCTGTGAATCAGGCGATTGGGGATTTGGTATCTGCTTTGGATCTGTCCGAAAAATCCAACCGTCAAATTATTGAAAGCTGCCATGATTATACGAGCAAAATGACGGCAATCAACGCCAACCTCAGCCAACGTCTAGGTATAGAAGGGAAGGAACAGCCCAAGAGTTTGAAGGATAAAGATTCTTCCGAAGGACTAAGCTCGTTTCTGAACTGATTTTACAAATGTAAAATAATAGACCTAACCTATTGAAAAGACGCCAGGGCGATCCTGAAAGGCGTCTTTTTTGGTTTGGGGGCAGCTAATAAAGGACATGATAATCATACATAGCAATCTCGTGCATAAACTCTTAAAAAGTGAAATGACAAAGGAGAGAACGAGCGTATGATGTCCTTTATTTTGGGGTGTGTGATTGTCTATCTGCTTGTAGCTGCCAGTAGTGAAAAAGCTGATTCTATCGTGGAATTAAATGATGCTGTGAAATAAATTTTTTTATTGAAAATCATGCATTTTCTGATAGGATAGAGTTAAATATTGGAATCCCAAAGGAGAATGCATGCTGGAATTTTCATTTGAAATCATCGACGAATCGAAAATCAACATTGTGTATCAGTATGGGAGCAGCAGCTTTAATTTCAATTTGTTTTTTAATTACGGTGTATGGACGCTGCATCCTTTTGACGGAATTCTGTTGCAAAACAAGGAAATGTGCCGTCTGATCGTGGCGGACCTGTTTAAGAACAAGGATTTTCATGTCATGCTGGTACGGGAAAATATTTTGTTGTCAGCCTTGCGTACCTCTATTGACCTCAATCTAGAAACCCGGGGAGAGCGATACCAAGAGCAGGAGCCAGATGAGCTGTCTGAATTCGCCGAGGCACACAGCTTTGAAGAGGTGCTGCATATGGAGCAGGATTCCATCCACAAGCGTATCGAATTTTTCCAGAACATCATTCAAAAAATGTATATGGAAGGATTCGGCCCGGAAGACAGCGATTTTAACAAGGTACAAGCTATGATCCGAATTTACAAAGATGCGCATGACCAGCTTGGAGATTTGAGCGACTTTCCCCTGAGAGGCGACGAACGCCGCAGATGGTAGATTAGACGGACTAAGGCAAACATCATAGAGGAGCGTGGGGAATATGAGCGGTATTTCTTTGCTTAAAAAGAATGCGCAACTGGTACTGACTAAAAAGAATCTAACGAATGTGACTGCGAGAGTTGGATTGGTGCTCGATATTTCAGGATCTATGAGAAGTTTGTACAAAAATGGAACCGTTCAAAAGGTGTTGGAGCGAATTGTCGCGGTAGCGAGTTCTTTGGATGATGATGGTGTGCTGGACGTATGGGTGTATGATCACCGTTTTTCGCGTTTGCCGTCCGTTACCGAAAATGACGTTGATAACTATGTTGAAAGACACATTTTGTCCAATGATTATTTGCCCAAGTTCGGTCGTAATGATGAGCCGCCTGTAATGCGGGATGTCATCGCCAAATACACCAAGGAAGAGCCTTTTGCTGATCCGGCTTTTGTTATTTTTATTAATGATGGCGGTGTGAAACGTGGAAAAGGAGACAACATCGACAACGCGGTAATTGATTCGTCAGGAGAACCGATTTTCTGGCAATTTATCGGTGTGGGTGAGTCCGATTTTGGCGTATTAAAAAAGCTCGACAACATAGAAGGTCGTGTGGTAGATAACGCTAACTTCTTTCAAATCCAAGATGTCGAATCCATGGAAGACAATGAATTGTACGAACTACTACTAAACGAGTTCCCGTTATGGCTGGAAGAAGCGAAAGACAAGCATATTTATTAAGCTTAGTAGGCCTTGTAATGTGAGATTTCTACAAAGCTTGAGTTGAAAAATAGATATTAAAAAAAGAGAGTCCCACGATTAAAATGAACTGTGACCCGAAAGATGGACACTTTGAAAAAAAGTGACCTCTCTCGGGTCTCTTTGCGTTTATAATCGGTATACACGAAAGGTTGGGGATACAAAATGGGGAACCGTTGGTCTACCGGTGAGCAAAGGTTTAGTGAAAGTCAGATCCGCCAGATGGAGGATAATACTAACGTATTGCATATTACAGAGCGTTCTATTGCTTACCAACCCACATTCAAGTTGGCAGCTCTAAAGGCCTATCAGGAGGGGAAAACTCCTGCGGAAATCTTCAGGGAGGCAGGATTCAACTTAGATATGATCGGACGGGAGAATCCGAATAGATGCTTAAAACGTTGGAGAAGAACCTTTGCTTCTCAAGGTGAAGCAGGTCTTCTGGAAGAGCAACGAGGAAAAGGCAGCACGGGAAGGCCCGCAGCAGAACAGTCGATGGAGAAGAAGCTTGCACAAGCTGAGGCACGGATAAAGCTCCTGGAAGCGGAGAACGACTTCCTAAAAAAGCTCGAGGCGCTCGAGAGACAAGCCCAGCAGAACCAACGCTGACACCCTCTGAGCGCTTCGAACTCATCCATCGTACCATCCGTAAGCATCAACTTGAGAAGATGACTCATCATCTTTGTAAAATGGCGAATGTCAGTAAAAGCGGGTACTACCGGTGGTTAGCCGCTGAACAAGCACGACAGCTGAGAGAAGAAGCAGACGAACAGGATCTGTTACTCATCAGGGAACATTTTGAAAAACGTAATGGGAAAGTGGGAGCACTTGTTTTAAAAATGTGCTTGGAGCATAAGAGTGGCGTCATCATGAACCATAAGAAAATTCGCCGTATCATGCGTAAATACGGGTTGGTGGCCAAGATACGCCAGGCCAATCCGTACCGTAAGCTTGTAAAGGCCACACAAGAGCACCAGACACTCCCTAATCACCTTAAGCGTCAGTTTGACCAGGGCGAGCCGGAGAAAGTCTTTCTCACAGACATCACATACCTGCACTATGGTCAGGGGCAATGTGCGTATTTGTCCTGTGTAAAGGACGGTGCAAGCAAACAGATTCTTGCTCATTATGTATCCTCGTCCTTAGAAATGACGATCGTAGATCGAACCTTGGACAGGTTGATTCAACGACTGGATGGCAACATTCACCCCGAAGCCACCATCCATTCTGACCAAGGTTTTCACTACACGAATCCGAGGTTCCAAGCTCGAGTTAAAGAGATAGGCTTCCAGCAGTCCATGTCGCGAAAGAGTAACTGCTGGGACAATGCCTCCATGGAGTCTTTCTTCGGTCATATGAAGGATGAACTCGAGTATAGGGACAGCGTTACTCTCCAGGAATTACGGGCACGCATTAATGAATACATGGATTACTACAACACCGATCGGTATCAATGGACATTAAAAAAGATGACTCCTGATGAATACAGGAACCATCTATTAACAGCATAATCTAACTCTTTTCTTTTATGTGTCCACAAATAGGGTCACAGTTCAAAACTCCGCGGAACTCTCTTTTTTTGTATTGTCTAGGGGCAGGCCAAGTTTAACCACTTGGCTTACCCCTCTTTCCACCCCTACACCCTTCTAAAACGTATAGAAGCTCTACGGCGGTTGCCAGCGGAGCGGGCAGAATTGTTCTGAAGAAGCGAAGCGTTCGTCTTTATTCCCGGATTTCACCCTTTACAGGCTCTTATTCAAAAGAAATCCGGGAATAACAGCGATCGGAAGAACAATCTGCACGCGCAGCGCCTACCAACCGTAAGAAAGCTTCTCACACGCTTTAACCTATTCCCATTAAAACCAGCGAGCAAAGCACAAGCCCCGTACCGCATCCCGAGGTGTACACCTTGAGATGTCGGAACACAGACGTTTTCCAGGCAGTTAGAGACTCATCCGAACGCAAGCGTTCGTTTTCCTCCTGTAGTGCCTTGGATTGTCGGATGAACAGATGTCTGATGTCGGCGAATCCCCGCAGGAAGAGGGTGAGAAACCCGCTTTGCAGGACGTGGAAGATTGCGCCGATCACCAAGCCCAGCAAGCCCAACAGGAATAGCAGATTCGCGGTAGCCATATTTTCACGGCCATCCAGAAGATGGGGTGAGGCGTACAGATAGCCAAAGGTACCGATGATCAGGGCCGTTATCCCGAAACGAAAAAACATTATTTTTCGACCCGTTTGGCAAAACGAAGGTCCGGGTTCGAACGAGCGTCAAATACGATGCCTTGAACTTTAGGACTGATCAATGCCGTGTCCGCAGAGAACTGGATCGGGATAATTGGCAGATCCTCCATCAATACGTCCTCAGCCTGATGAAGCTGCTCGAAGCGTTTTGCCGGATCAAGCTCGAAGGTAGAAGATTCGATCAGCTTGTCATACTCCGGATTGCTCCAGTTGGTAAAGTTGTTCGAGTTTTTGGAAGTGTAGTGTCCCAATACGCCGAGCGGATCAAGGAAGTTTCCTTCCCAGCCCATGCGGGCGATCTGGAAGTTCTTTTGTTTAAAGGTATCAATGTACGTTTTCCATTCCTGATTTTCCAGCGTCACTTCAACACCCAGGTTCGTTTTCAGCATTTCCTGAATCGCTTCAGCTACTTTTTTATGCTTGTCCGAAGTGTTGTACTTGAAGGTGATCGGTGGCAGTTGGGCCAAACCTTCTTCTTTCAGACCTTCGGCCAGCAATTGTTTTGCTTTTGCAGCATCAAACTCATAGTATTTCTTCGGCGCTTCATCACGGAAGTCCTTACCGGATGGAGTTGTTGTTCCGTATGGTACGTATCCGTAAGCCGGAGTTTCGCCACCTTTGGTTACGTTGGTCGCCAGGATTTCACGGTCAATCGCGTAAGCAATGGCCTGTCTGATTTTTTTATTGTCAAAAGGCTTTTGTTTTACGTTAAAAGAATACGTGTACACACTGAAAGATGGATGCGACAAAAATTCCTTGTTGCTCTTCTCCTGATCCAGCGTGTCAACGGGAAGACCCAAAATCAGGTCCAGATCGCCTGTTTTGTACATTTGATAATAGGTTGTGGAGTCTTGAACCATTTTAAAGTTAATCGTTGCCATCGTAATGGCATCTTTGTTCCAGTATTGATCGTTTTTCGCCAATGTAATTTGCTCATTATGCTTCCATTCCTTGGCTACATACGCGCCGTTGCCGACAATGGTGTTGGCTTCTGCCGCCCATTTGTCGCTTTTCTCAACCACGGATTGGTTTACGGGCAGATACGCATGACCCACTGCGATCGTTGGGAAGAAGCTTAGCGGTGATTTCAGCTCGACCACAAGGGTTTTGTCGTCCTTGGCTGTAACGCCCACATCTTCGACTTTACCTTTGCCTGTGTTGTAGGCTTCGGCTCCCTTGATGTAGTACAGAGCGGAAGGATCGTAGGCAGCCGTTTTCGGATTCAGGACCCGTTTCCAGGAGTATTCAAAATCCTTTGCAGTAAGCGGATCGCCATTCGACCATTTCGCGCCGTCGCGGATGGTGAAGGTGTATGTTTTGCCGTCAGGAGTTACGTCTACTTTGCTGGCAGCGCCCTCTACGATTTTACCGGCTTTGTCATATGTATACAGACCTTCGTACAGGTTATCAATAACAAAGTAGGACGTTGTATCCGATGCAAAAGCAGGGTCCAGTGTATAAGGCTCGCCACCTGCCAGGTTGGCTGTAATTTCCTGTGGAACATCTGCTTGCGGCGCAGCGGCTGGATCATTGCTTGCTGCTTTGTCTGTATTGCCAGAGCATCCGGCCAAAGCCGTTACTGCCAACAGTAAAATGACAGTCATCCAATGCATTTTTTTCATCGTATAATTCCTCCAATAATTTTGTTAGTTATGCAAAATGTAATTTCAAAAGATAAGGTGCACTGTACCGGGATTTATTCATCCTCCTTTCCGACAGGTATGCCGCGTGTGCGCAGTTCCATAAAGGTACTGCCGTTGGTTCTGCTGTTGGGCGAGAAATTGCGGATCATGGTAGACATCCCTCCTTGTTCCATTTGTACACCTCTGTTATTAATGCTGTGAACGCGGGTCAAGCGCATCCTGGAGCCCGTCTCCGAGCGTGTTGAACGCCAGCATGGTGAGCGAGATCATCAGTCCGGGGAAGAACAGGCGCCACCATTGTCCGCTTAAAATGACCCCGAGTGAATCGTTAGCCATTGTCCCCCAACTGGCGGAAGGAGATTGAATCCCCAGACCGAGAAAGCTCAGGAACGATTCAGCAAAAATAGCCGAGGGGATGGTGAACGTCAGATTCACGATAATGATAGCCGCTGCATTCGGCAGCAAATGCCTGAAAATAATGCGCGAATGGGAGGTCCCCAGGCTGCGGGCGGCTAATACATATTCCTGCTGCTTGAGCTGTAAAATTTGCCCCCGAACGACACGAGCCATACCCACCCATCCAGTGATGGATAGGGCAATAATCATCGTGAGCAGTCCCGGTTTCATAATGACAAGCAACAAAATGATGACCAGCAAATAAGGAATGCTGTACAAAATCTCAATAATACGCATCAGGCTGCTGTCAATCCGGTCGCCCGTTTTGCCACGTCCCGCACAATATCCGGCTATACAGCCGACGAGAATGCCAAGCACCAAATCAATGGCGGCAGCGGCAAAGCCGATCATCAGCGAGATTCTCGCCCCGGCCCAGGTCCGTGCCCATACGTCTCTTCCCAGATCATCCGTACCAAACCAATGCTCTCCCGAAGGAGGAAGGTTCGTCTTTAATAGGGATTGGTCACTGGGTGCATAAGGAACCATGGAAGGCCCGGCAATTGCCAGCGCGATAATAATGATAAGTAAGGAAAGCCCCAGTAGAGAGAGCTTGTTGTTAAAAAGTCTGCGAAGCCGATCCCGCCATAGTGATTCTTTGGGTCTGGACAATATGGGGGCGGGTAGCTGGCTGCGGTCAACGGGACTGAACAGGCTGTCCCTTTCGACAGTGGGTGCTGCTTTCATGTTAATCTCCTTTGCTGACTAATTTGATTCGCGGATCGACAAGACGATAGGAAATATCAATTAAAAATAAGGTGACGACCAGAATGGCACTGTAAAAAATGGTTGTGCCCATAATGACCGGATAGTCCCGGTTAAATATACTGTCTACAAAGTATTTACCGATGCCGGGAATGGCGAATATTTTTTCCACAACAAAGGTACCTGTAATGACGGAAGCGAACAGGGGTCCGATGAAGGACAGCACGGGAATTAACGCGTTGCGTAATCCGTGACGGATGACTACGGCCCAAGAGGACAGCCCTTTCGCCTTGGCGGTGCGTATGTATTCCTGATGCATCACTTCAAGCATGCTTGTCCGCATGAAGCGGGCGATGACGGCGAGAGGTGAAACGGCCAGAGCCAGCGATGGAAGCACCGTGTGCTGCCAGGTTCCCCATGAGGCGACCGGGAGCAGATGCCATTTGACGGCGACATATTTGATTAAAAGCGGTGCCCAAATGAAGCTGGGCACGGAAATACCGACAATGGCAATAAACATCGAAATATAATCCAATGGTCGATTATGATGTAAAGCAGCCAGCGTTCCAAGCGCAATACCCGCAATAATCGCAACTACGATGGATTGAATGCCGAGCAATGCGGAAGGTGGGAAACCTCTGGCAATGAGCATGTTTACGTCCGTCGTTTTCGATTGAATAGATGGGCCCATATCCAGCACCAGCAAATTTTTCAGATACAACACATACTGTACGGCAAGCGGCTTGTCCAGATTGTATCTGGCACGCATGTTTTGCAGCACTGCTTCCGGAATCGTTTTAGAATCGTTCGAGAATGGGTCCCCCGGAATGATGTGCATGATGATAAACGTTAAAGTGACGATAATCCACAATGTAACGAGCATCGTAAAAAGACGTTTTAAAATGTACATGGGGCTTTATTTCTCCTGTCTATCAAGCTGATTTACATACTATTGCTGCTAAATTTATGAAATAAATAAAAGTATATAAGAATACTAGGAAATGATAAAACGGTTTTGGCAACGTGTCAAGGTAAGGTTTTACATTATAGAACATTGGTCAAATTTTCGTCACAGGTTTTCCATTTTTATAAGGCCAAGATTCCGCTCCTTCCTCTCGACGAGTATCCTGTGGTATGTTATGATGATACTCTGATAACGTGTTAACGAACTAAAGCGTTTGCCGCCTGTCCTTTGGATAGGGAGGTTACCATTGCTGGAGGGAATAAAATGAAAAAAACAGCCATGTTCACAATGATGATTGGATTGATTATGATCGTTTTGGCCGGATGTTCCGGTGGTAAGGATAACAGCAAGCTGATTATCGGAATTGATGATAAATTTGCACCGATGGGTTTTAGAGATGAAAATAACGAGCTAACCGGCTTTGATATTGATTATGCCAAAGCGGCTGCGGAGCAAATGGGCAAGCAAGTGGAATTCCAGCCCATTGACTGGTCTGCCAAAGAATCCGAGCTGAACAGCGGCCGTATTGATCTGATTTGGAATGGTTATACGATTACGGATGAGCGTAAGGAAAAGGTGCTGTTTACGAAGCCGTATCTGAAAAATAGTCAGGTGATCGCGCTCCCGGCCAAATCCAACCTCTCGAAGCTGGACGATCTGGCGGGCAAAAACGTAGGTCTTCAAACGTTGTCCTCGGCAGCCGATGCACTGGATGCGAACCCGATCAAGAGTAAGCTGAAACAGGTGTCTGAGTATCCCGATAATGTGCTTGCGTTGACCGATCTGAAAACCGGACGTCTGGATGCGGTTGTCATTGACGAAGTGGTAGCCAAATACTATATGTCCAAAGAGCCAGGAACGTATAAACTGCTTGGCGAATCGCTTGCCCCTGAGGAATACGGCATCGGCGTGAAAAAAGGAAACGACGAGTTGCTGACGCAGTTACAATCCGCTCTGGATGAGCTGCACAAGAACGGCAAAGCCGCTGAAATTTCGAAAAAGTGGTTTGGTGAAGATAAGGTACTGAATTAATACGTAGCGTATTGAACTAAGGGTTTAGGAGTCGAAGGTTATGAGTATGGATTATATTTTACGAATTATGAAGCCTATGCTCGAAGGGGCGCAGATGACCGTTATTTTATTTTTCATCACGCTCATCTTGTCCATTCCGCTGGGATTTATCGTTACGTTGCTGGCGAAAAGCCGGATTAAGCCGATTGCCTGGCTGATGCATACGTACATTTATGTCATACGGGGCACACCGCTTCTGCTGCAATTGCTGTTCTTCTGCTTTGGTCTGCCGATGCTGCCTGTGATCGGGGAGTATCTGGTGCTGGACCGGACAACGGCTGCGTTGCTGGCATTTGTGCTGAATTATGCGGCTTATTTTGCTGAAATTTTTAGAGGCGGGATGTTGTCGATTGATAAAGGGCAATTTGAAGCTTCACAAGTGCTGGGCCTGAGCAAGTCGCAGACGCTGATTAGAGTCATTGTGCCGCAAATGGTACGGATTGCTTTGCCTGCGGTCACGAATGAGGCGACAACACTGGTGAAAGATACGGCGCTGCTATATGCGGTAGCTGTACCGGAACTGCTGCATTTTGCGAATACGGCTGTGAACCGTGATTTTACGATTGTGCCTTATTTTGTAGCGGCTATGATCTATTTGTTGTTGGCTTTGGTGCTGACGCTATTCTTTAGGGCGCTGGAAAAACGTTTTAAATTCGAGTAAAAGGAATGTCGGGATATGAACACTAACGCAATAGAAGTAACCGATTTGAAAAAATCCTTCGGTAAGCTCGACGTTCTGAAAAGAGTGAGCTTTAACGTCAAGGCGGGTGAGGTCGTTGCGGTCATCGGTCCTTCTGGCTCGGGGAAAAGCACCATGCTTCGCAGTCTGGTTCATCTGGAAGATGTGACGGGCGGGACGATCCGCATTCATGATAAAGCATTGGTGGAAAATGGTCAGTACGCCCCGGCAGGCGACATTAAGGGCATTACCACCGGGATGGGCATGGTGTTCCAGCATTTTAATCTGTTCCCTCACTTGACGGTACAGGATAATCTGGAGCTGGCACCAAAGCTGGTGAAAAAAACGAGCAAGGCCGAGCTGCGCCGTCAAAGCGCTGAATTGCTGGCTAAAGTCGGCTTGGCGGATAAAGCGGATGCGTATCCGTCCCGACTGTCGGGCGGACAGAAGCAGCGTGTGGCGATTGCCCGGGCAATGATGATGAACCCCGATATTTTACTGTTCGACGAGCCGACTTCGGCCCTAGATCCCGAGCTGACGGGCGAGGTGCTGCGAGTCATTAAAAAGCTGGCTGAGGAGCATATGACGATGGTCATCGTGACCCATGAGATGAACTTTGCGAGAGATGTG carries:
- a CDS encoding VWA domain-containing protein, whose protein sequence is MSGISLLKKNAQLVLTKKNLTNVTARVGLVLDISGSMRSLYKNGTVQKVLERIVAVASSLDDDGVLDVWVYDHRFSRLPSVTENDVDNYVERHILSNDYLPKFGRNDEPPVMRDVIAKYTKEEPFADPAFVIFINDGGVKRGKGDNIDNAVIDSSGEPIFWQFIGVGESDFGVLKKLDNIEGRVVDNANFFQIQDVESMEDNELYELLLNEFPLWLEEAKDKHIY
- a CDS encoding IS3 family transposase (programmed frameshift), producing MGNRWSTGEQRFSESQIRQMEDNTNVLHITERSIAYQPTFKLAALKAYQEGKTPAEIFREAGFNLDMIGRENPNRCLKRWRRTFASQGEAGLLEEQRGKGSTGRPAAEQSMEKKLAQAEARIKLLEAEKRLPKKARGARETSPAEPTLTPSERFELIHRTIRKHQLEKMTHHLCKMANVSKSGYYRWLAAEQARQLREEADEQDLLLIREHFEKRNGKVGALVLKMCLEHKSGVIMNHKKIRRIMRKYGLVAKIRQANPYRKLVKATQEHQTLPNHLKRQFDQGEPEKVFLTDITYLHYGQGQCAYLSCVKDGASKQILAHYVSSSLEMTIVDRTLDRLIQRLDGNIHPEATIHSDQGFHYTNPRFQARVKEIGFQQSMSRKSNCWDNASMESFFGHMKDELEYRDSVTLQELRARINEYMDYYNTDRYQWTLKKMTPDEYRNHLLTA
- a CDS encoding DUF3899 domain-containing protein; the encoded protein is MFFRFGITALIIGTFGYLYASPHLLDGRENMATANLLFLLGLLGLVIGAIFHVLQSGFLTLFLRGFADIRHLFIRQSKALQEENERLRSDESLTAWKTSVFRHLKVYTSGCGTGLVLCSLVLMGIG
- a CDS encoding peptide ABC transporter substrate-binding protein translates to MKKMHWMTVILLLAVTALAGCSGNTDKAASNDPAAAPQADVPQEITANLAGGEPYTLDPAFASDTTSYFVIDNLYEGLYTYDKAGKIVEGAASKVDVTPDGKTYTFTIRDGAKWSNGDPLTAKDFEYSWKRVLNPKTAAYDPSALYYIKGAEAYNTGKGKVEDVGVTAKDDKTLVVELKSPLSFFPTIAVGHAYLPVNQSVVEKSDKWAAEANTIVGNGAYVAKEWKHNEQITLAKNDQYWNKDAITMATINFKMVQDSTTYYQMYKTGDLDLILGLPVDTLDQEKSNKEFLSHPSFSVYTYSFNVKQKPFDNKKIRQAIAYAIDREILATNVTKGGETPAYGYVPYGTTTPSGKDFRDEAPKKYYEFDAAKAKQLLAEGLKEEGLAQLPPITFKYNTSDKHKKVAEAIQEMLKTNLGVEVTLENQEWKTYIDTFKQKNFQIARMGWEGNFLDPLGVLGHYTSKNSNNFTNWSNPEYDKLIESSTFELDPAKRFEQLHQAEDVLMEDLPIIPIQFSADTALISPKVQGIVFDARSNPDLRFAKRVEK
- a CDS encoding ABC transporter permease encodes the protein MKAAPTVERDSLFSPVDRSQLPAPILSRPKESLWRDRLRRLFNNKLSLLGLSLLIIIIALAIAGPSMVPYAPSDQSLLKTNLPPSGEHWFGTDDLGRDVWARTWAGARISLMIGFAAAAIDLVLGILVGCIAGYCAGRGKTGDRIDSSLMRIIEILYSIPYLLVIILLLVIMKPGLLTMIIALSITGWVGMARVVRGQILQLKQQEYVLAARSLGTSHSRIIFRHLLPNAAAIIIVNLTFTIPSAIFAESFLSFLGLGIQSPSASWGTMANDSLGVILSGQWWRLFFPGLMISLTMLAFNTLGDGLQDALDPRSQH
- a CDS encoding ABC transporter permease; the encoded protein is MYILKRLFTMLVTLWIIVTLTFIIMHIIPGDPFSNDSKTIPEAVLQNMRARYNLDKPLAVQYVLYLKNLLVLDMGPSIQSKTTDVNMLIARGFPPSALLGIQSIVVAIIAGIALGTLAALHHNRPLDYISMFIAIVGISVPSFIWAPLLIKYVAVKWHLLPVASWGTWQHTVLPSLALAVSPLAVIARFMRTSMLEVMHQEYIRTAKAKGLSSWAVVIRHGLRNALIPVLSFIGPLFASVITGTFVVEKIFAIPGIGKYFVDSIFNRDYPVIMGTTIFYSAILVVTLFLIDISYRLVDPRIKLVSKGD
- a CDS encoding amino acid ABC transporter substrate-binding protein; protein product: MKKTAMFTMMIGLIMIVLAGCSGGKDNSKLIIGIDDKFAPMGFRDENNELTGFDIDYAKAAAEQMGKQVEFQPIDWSAKESELNSGRIDLIWNGYTITDERKEKVLFTKPYLKNSQVIALPAKSNLSKLDDLAGKNVGLQTLSSAADALDANPIKSKLKQVSEYPDNVLALTDLKTGRLDAVVIDEVVAKYYMSKEPGTYKLLGESLAPEEYGIGVKKGNDELLTQLQSALDELHKNGKAAEISKKWFGEDKVLN
- a CDS encoding amino acid ABC transporter permease, which codes for MSMDYILRIMKPMLEGAQMTVILFFITLILSIPLGFIVTLLAKSRIKPIAWLMHTYIYVIRGTPLLLQLLFFCFGLPMLPVIGEYLVLDRTTAALLAFVLNYAAYFAEIFRGGMLSIDKGQFEASQVLGLSKSQTLIRVIVPQMVRIALPAVTNEATTLVKDTALLYAVAVPELLHFANTAVNRDFTIVPYFVAAMIYLLLALVLTLFFRALEKRFKFE
- a CDS encoding amino acid ABC transporter ATP-binding protein, coding for MNTNAIEVTDLKKSFGKLDVLKRVSFNVKAGEVVAVIGPSGSGKSTMLRSLVHLEDVTGGTIRIHDKALVENGQYAPAGDIKGITTGMGMVFQHFNLFPHLTVQDNLELAPKLVKKTSKAELRRQSAELLAKVGLADKADAYPSRLSGGQKQRVAIARAMMMNPDILLFDEPTSALDPELTGEVLRVIKKLAEEHMTMVIVTHEMNFARDVADRVIFMDNGEIAESGTPEQIFGNPQLERTKVFLNRVGD